Part of the Eretmochelys imbricata isolate rEreImb1 unplaced genomic scaffold, rEreImb1.hap1 Scaffold_38, whole genome shotgun sequence genome is shown below.
gtcccatccccccCGCCTGGGGCTGGATCGGGGCCAGTTCTGTGCCCCACCGCAGCGAAGGGACCCGGCCCCCCCTGGCTGGATGCTCAGTCTCAGGGCTTGTCACTGAGCAGCCAacgggagcccggactcctgggttctctcctggctccgggaggggagtggggcctagtggttagagtggggcgggggtggggggagccaggacgcctgggtcccagGCCCGGTTATTCATcgctccctgtctctctctctagaaATAAGAATGTCTAAGCCTCTGGAGCTGGAGAAGGCGCGAGGGCAGCTGCATGGGGAGCACACAGGTACCCCCGAGACCCCACTGGGGGctgccccccatctccctgctggggctgccccTCACCGgaggctgcccccctccccccaccagtctCTCTCCCGCAGCGGAGCTGGCGAAGGGGGTCAGGAACGAGGCCCTTAGCAGGCCCTGTGGGTGCCCTGGTTTGGGGGGCCcagtgttggggggcagggccctgggcggGGGGTTGTGAGGGTTTGATCCCGCTGCGGGGGGCAGGAGACGAAGGTTCATTTTCTCTCTTGTTCCAGACACAGAACGAAACGGCCCCGACACAAACCACCAGGTGAGTGAGACGGGGGGGCTCTTTGGGGGGGAGTGTGGCAGGGGCCtgagaggtgggggggcaggggagggcggtgggggagcagtggggttggggggaaagagacagcgtgcagggctggggggtcacGGTGGGGGAGTGCACTGGGGTTGTGGGGAgcatgggggcagaggagggtccccatccccccactgaCTCAGGGTCCCCCCGTCTGTCGCAGACCCAGCAGAGCAAACCAGCCCCATTCTCTCCGGCCCCCACCGGCCCCAGCCCCAAGGTAAGAGCCGTGCCTGGCGGGGGGGCcggtggggggcagtgcctggcgGGGGGACTGTGCCTGGCGGGGGGCTAGCGGGGGGGCCGTGCCTGGTTCCCAGGggtttccaccccctccccccccgttccTGTTTTTGCTCGGTTGGCTGGCTGCGGGCGATgactcaggggggtgggggtggggggaaatcccGGGGCCCCCGGGGCGGCAGCAAAACAGGAAGCGGCTCagcgggcgggggggcgggagagagCGCGAGCGAGCGAgcgccccaccccccccgccaacCCCCCTCCGCAagctggggagctgacccccCAGGAACCTTGTCAGGTAACCCTGGTCCTTCCCCCCCCTCGCagctccccagcccggcccccccaTATGCCCCCCCAtgccggcggggccgggggaggggatcTCCCCGCCCAGCACCTCAGggtttccgggggggggggtgtgagtcTGGctcccgggggggagggagaaatcagCGTGAGAACGGCCCTGGCTGGCCTGGGGCCAAAAGTCTCCCCCCACCTGGCCCCCCTCTGATCCCTGGCCCCTCCGTTCCAACTCCTCTGCCAGGCCCCCTCCCCGACTCCTGACCCCCCACCCTTCAACTCCGACCCCCCGGCCTCCCTGTGACCCCTGACCCCCGCCATGTCCCCTCtgacccctgaccaccccccaggTCCTGCTGTGACCCCGACTCCTCCGCTCCAACCCCCCTTCCAGGCCCTCTCAGACGCCCCACACCAGACCCCCAGATGTGACCCTTTACCCCCTACcaatgccctgccctgcccccccagtgccctgcccccctgaccagtctctcctctcccccagatCAAGGCGGaggaccccccagccctgcctccagctccagcaCCTGCCCCCCCGGCCCAGCAGCCCCACCTGCCCCAGGCCCAGCTCATGTTAGCCGGCAGCCAGCTGGCCGGGGTGAGTGGGGGCCCCTGGTGGCGAGGGGGGTGTTGAGTtaggggcctttcccctctagggggtgccagcccaggggtggggggcggggaatgggacacagggcctttcgcctctagggggcgccggcctggggctggggggggcggggaatgggacacgggcctttcccctgcagggggcgccagcccaggggtgggaggcggggaatgggacacggggcctttcgcctctagggggcgccggcctggggctggggggccgcGGAATGGGACACGGGCCTTTCCCCTGCAGGGAGCGCCGGCCCGGGGGTGGAGGgcggggaatgggacacagggcctttcgcctctagggggcgccggcctggggctggggggggcggggaatgggacatggggcctttcccctgcagggggcgccagaccgggggtggggggtggggaatgggacacggggcctttcccctctagggggcgccggcccggggtggggggcggggaatgggacacggggcctttcccctctagggggcgctggcccggggtggggggcggggaatgggacacggggcctttcccctctagggggcgccggcctggggctggggggccgcggaatgggacacggggcctttcccctgcaGGGAGCGCCggcccgggggtgggggccggggaatgggacacggggcctttcccctgcagggggcgccggcccgggggtgggggccgcggaatgggacacggggcctttcccctgcagggggcgccggcccgggggtgggggccggggaatgggacacggggcctttcccctgcagggggcgccggcccgggggtgggggccgcggaatgggacacggggcctttcccctgcagggggcgccagcccgggggtggggggcggggaatgggacatggggcctttcccctgcagggggcgccagcccggggtggggggcggggaatgggacacggggcctttcccctgcagggggcgccagcccgggggtggggggcggggaatgggacatggggcctttcccctctagggggcgccggcccagtggctggctcagggggcaggaAACGGGGCACGGGGCCCTTCGCCTGCAGGGGGGCTGGTTCCCGGTTGGCTCGGGGGCAGCGGCATGTAagtgggggtcccaggctggtGCCCCGGGGCtaacgggggtgggggctgctttGCTGCTTGCTGGCGCTTCTGGCGGGGACGCGCTGGGACTAacctgctgcttcccctccccccgcgccccCGCGCCCCGGCTCGCCCGGCCCCCAGCTGACGGCCCTGATGcctgcccagcagcagctcctcctgcagcaggcccAGGCGCAGCTCCTGGCCGCGGCCGCTGCAGCCAACGCCGCCAGCCAGCCGCCGGGGGGCGAggcaccccagagccagccgcaaaCGCCCCAGCTGGCTCTGTCGCAGCCCATCCAGCTCACCGCGCAGGTAAGGGATGGGCCCCACGGGGGCGCTGCATCGCGCTGGGCACTGCGGGGGTCACTGCATCGCACGGGGCACTGCGGGGGTCACTGCATCGCACGGGGCACTGCGGGGGTCACTGCATCGCGCTGGGCACTGCGGGGGTCACTGCATCGCACGGGGCactgtggggggtgctgcatcgCGCTGGGCTCTGCGGAGAGCACTGAATCACACGGGCCACTGTGTGGGGTCACTGCATCGTGCGGGGCACTGGGGGGTATCACAGAAGTGTGCTGGGCACTGCGGAGGGGTCACTGCATCACACAGGGCTTTGTGGGGGGTCGCTGCACTTCAGAGGGGGTCACTGCATCGCGCTGTACACTGGGGGGGATAACAGaagtgtgctgggcactgcaggggGGTGTCACCGCATCGCACCGGGCACCGTCGGGCATCACTTCACTGGGCTTGGCATTGCAggttgtcacagcatcacactgggcacCCTGGGGGGTCACTGCATCATGCTGGGCACTGCAGGGGGTGTCTATGTCGCACTGGGCACTGTTGGGTGTGTCACTGCATTGCACCAGGCACTAAGGGGTGTCACTGCACTGAGCTTGGTATTGCAGGTGGTCACTGCATCGCACTGGACACCATGAGGAGGGCACTGTATCATGCTGGACACTGCATGGGGGGCACTGCATCTTGCTGGGAGCATGGGGGGTGTCACTGCAGGGCGCTGGGCATCTTGGGGGGTGTCTCTGCATCACACAAAGCAAGGGGAAGTGTCACTGCACTGCAGAAGATGTTACTGCACTGCGCCGGGCACTGCGGGGGGGGTCACTGCACCCAGCTGGGCACTGCAGGAGATGTTACTGCACTGCGCCGGGCACTGCAGGGGGGTCACTGCACCCAGCTGGGCACTGCAGGAGATGTTACTGCACTGCGCCGGGCACTGCGGGGGGGGTCACTGCACCCAGCTGGGCACTGCAGGAGATGTTACTGCACTGCGCCGGGcactgtgggggggggcactgcaCCCAGCTGGGCACTGCAGGAGATGTTACTGCACTGCGCCGGGCACTGCGGGGGGGGTCACTGCACCCAGCTGGGCACTGCAGGAGATGTTACTGCACTGCGCCGGGCACTGCAGGGGGGGGTCACTGCGCCCAGCTGGGCACTGCAGGAGATGTTACTGCACTGCGCCGGGCACTGCGGGGGGTCACTGCGCCCAGCTGGGCACTGCAGGAGATGTTACTGCACTGCGCCGGGCACTGCGGGGGGTCACTGCGCCCAGCTGGGCACTGCAGGAGATGTTACTGCACTGCGCCGGGCACTGCGGGGGGTCACTGCGCCCAGCTGGGCACTGCAGGAGATGTTACTGCACTGCGCCGGGCACTGCGGGGGGTCACTGCGCCCAGCTGGGCACTGCAGGAGATGTTACTGCACTGCGCCGGGCACTGCGGGGGGTCACTGCGTCTCGCTGTGCACCACAGGTGGGGAGAGCAGTCAGTTGCCATGCACCGTGGCCGCACTGTGGCTCTGAGCCCCACACggtgccaggccctgcccccattttcCCCCTGAccctctctctgtcccccagGACATCCAGCAGCTCCTTCAGCTCCAGCAGCTGGTGCTTGTCCCTGGGCATCACCTCCAGCCGCCCGCCCAGTTCCTGCTGCCACAGGCCCAGCAAGGACAGCAAGGTACAGCCCCCCCCCGGGCACggccccccagcctctcccccccagccctcccagcgCCCTGCCCTCCCCGACAGGCACggtcccccagcctctcccccccagccccccccagcgcccTACCCTCCCTGCCGGGCACggtcccccagcctctcccccccagccccccccccagcgccctaCCCTCCCTGCCGGGCACggccccccagcctctccccaccagcccccccaGTGCCTTCCCCCCCCAGCTGGGCAAggccccccagcctctgccccccagccgctcctgcAGCATTCGGCCAGGGAGCCCTCTAGCACCAGCTCCCACGCACCACCCCAGAGGGGCGGCATCTCTGCCCgggtgaggggtccctgtatGCCCAGCCCCACGCCCCCCCAGAGGCAGGTGCATTGCAGGGGCAGGGCGCCCGGGctcactctctctcctctcctgcaggGCTGCTCCCGACACCAAATCTCTTTCAGCTACCTCAGCAAAGCCCGGGGGGGCTCCTGCCAACCCCCCCCCGCGCCGGGCTGCCCGCACAGGTGagccgggtgggggggggcagaggggtcgATATCCACCTcccacctgtctgtctgtccatcccccgACCCCCATCCCTCTGTCCGTCCGTCCATCACCCCCCCCACCATCCGTCGGTCCATCCGTccatcacccccccacaccatcCGTCGGTCCATCCGtcaatttccccccacccccatccgtcTGTCCCTGTCCATAAGCCCCACACCATCCGTCTGTCCATCTCCCCCCACACCATCCATCCGTCCATCTCCCCTCAcaccatctgtctgtccatccgtcCATCTCCCCCCACACCATCCATCCGTCCCTCCGTCCATCAGCCCTACACCATCTGTCCATCCGTCCATCACCCCCCACACCatccgtctgtccatccatccccccatccaGCACGGGGCACGAGgtctgtgctggctgctggggtgcATGGATCCCCCTGTCTCCTGTGCCCCCCAGTgaccccctgtcccccccagccAGTGACTCGGCCGGGCCTCCCCGAGTCCCACCTtgcgcacccccagcccccgaAATGCCTGGAGCCGCCGGCGCACCCCGAGGAGCCCAGCGACCTGGAGGAACTGGAGCAGTTCGCCCGCACCTTCAAACAGCGCCGCATCAAGCTTGGCTTCACGCAGgtacagctgggggaggggcagccaggacgcctgggtcctctcctggctctgggacgggggcctagtggttagagcaggggggctgggagccggactcctgggtcctctcttgctggggggccctgctgctgactgtgacacccctgccccccacagggcGACGTAGGGCTGGCCATGGGGAAACTCTACGGCAACGACTTCAGCCAGACGACCATCTCCCGCTTCGAGGCCCTGAACCTCAGCTTCAAGAACATGTGCAAGCTGAAGCCGCTGCTGGAGAAGTGGCTCAATGATGCCGGTGAGGGGGGGACAGCTGGGACCTCTGGGAGGGAGGTCTGGGGACCTGGGGGGCCCAGCTGGTCATGCCTGGGACTTTGTGGATGGGCAACACAGAGGGGGAGTAtcaggctttgggctgggggaCTCCTGGGGTGGATGTCTGTGTGCTGGGTGTCTATGGGCTTTGGGGCCCAGAAGGTGGgtcagggcggggctgggagtcaggactcctgggttctctcctggctctgggagggtagTGAGTCTGGTGGGTTGGGACCGGGATggcgcaggctgggggcaggataGTGGGGGCCTGAGTGAGTGGTCTGTGCGCCCCCCAGAGACCATGTCGGTGGACtcgaccctccccagccccaaccagctgagcagccccagcctgggctttgaCGGGCTGCCGGGCCGGCGGCGCAAGAAACGGACCAGCATCGAGACCAACGTGCGCTTTGCCCTGGAGAAGAGCTTTCTCGCGGTGAGCCCCCTCGGAGAGACCCCCCGCCACCCCCGGCCTCACTTGGACCCCAGAGACCCTCCGCCCCAGGAAGACCCTTCCTGGAgagaccccccccatccccctggggAACCCCCTCCCATGGTGCTCCCTGCCATCCCGCAGCGTTGCGAGGGACCCCCATTGTAGTGGTGGTCCGTCACCTGTCGGTTCCATCAGCCTCTGCACCACAGGACCGGAGGGGGCCTCATGGGAGGCCAATCCTTAAAAAGGCTCCCGAGGGGACCCCGGCAATTCCAGGCCGGCGGGGCTGACTTCAGTCCCGGGCACGCTGGCTGAAACCATCGTGAAGAACATAgacgttggggaagagtcaacagggCTTTTGTGAAGGGAAGTCAGGCCTCCCCAGCCCACCAGAGCTCTCCGAGGGGTTAACGAGCGTGTGGACAAGGGGGGTCCAGTGGCTATAGTGTCCGTGGTCTGTCAGGAAGCCTCTGACAAcgcccctcaccaaaggctcttaagcaaagtgagcagtcgtgggataagagggcaggtcctctcatggatgggtaactggttaaaagatagaaaacaaaggggaggaagaaatggtcagttttcagaatggagagaggtaaatagtagtgtcccccaggggtctgccctgggcccagtcctattcaacatactcataaatgatctggaaaaaggggaagaCAGTGTGTCACGGGCTCCCAGGCCCCTGTGCTCGCTCGgctccctgcggcccctgggaggAACCCCCAGGGTGACAGCCCTTCTTAGAATCAGATTCATAGACTCTAAGCTCAgaaaggaccatcgtgatcatcgagtcccacctcctgcacaacgcaggccacagaatctcacccacccgctcctgcgaTAAACCCCtgacctgtgtctgagctattgaaatcctcaacttgtggtttaaagactttgaggagcagagaatcctccagcaagtgacctgggccccatgctgcagaggaaggagaaaacccctcagggcctctgccaatctgccctgcgggaaaattccttcctgaccccaaatatggcaatcagctaaaccctgggcatgtgggcaagactcaccagccagccccccaggaaaggattctctgtagtaactcagatcccaccccatcta
Proteins encoded:
- the LOC144258824 gene encoding POU domain, class 2, transcription factor 2-like; protein product: MVNPNRWMPEIRMSKPLELEKARGQLHGEHTDTERNGPDTNHQTQQSKPAPFSPAPTGPSPKIKAEDPPALPPAPAPAPPAQQPHLPQAQLMLAGSQLAGDIQQLLQLQQLVLVPGHHLQPPAQFLLPQAQQGQQGLLPTPNLFQLPQQSPGGLLPTPPRAGLPAQPVTRPGLPESHLAHPQPPKCLEPPAHPEEPSDLEELEQFARTFKQRRIKLGFTQGDVGLAMGKLYGNDFSQTTISRFEALNLSFKNMCKLKPLLEKWLNDAETMSVDSTLPSPNQLSSPSLGFDGLPGRRRKKRTSIETNVRFALEKSFLANQKPTSEEILLIAEQLNMEKEVIRVWFCNRRQKEKRINPCSSTPMLPAQGKPPGYGPHMVTSPGPGPGGSLPLSQASSSLSTTVTTLSSAVSSLTPSRTGAGGGPPAINSATPPPTNSTNPSPQSSSHSAIGLSGLNPGTGSTVLGVNAGLNPALMATNPLATIQALASGGTLPITSLDASGSLVLGTTASTPGSQSIVTSPLFLNHAGLPLLSATPGGVGLVSAAVAASLSSKSPSLTSSSSSSSSSTCSSCSSSSEAAGPPPGHAGPATSEPDSKTE